The sequence CGCTGCTGCGCGCGCAGGGCAGCACGCGCTGAAGCGTCGCTTCGCGCGCCGTCACGACTCGGCAGACCCGCGCGCCATCTGGCCGGGCAGAAAACCGTGACTGAGCTCGCGATCGCCGGGCCGCGAGCGCTCGCCACCGGGCGCGTAGCTCTGAATCACTGCTACCAACTCTTCCCGCGCTCGCGCATCGGCGGCACTGCGGGCTGCACCCGGAGCTGCAACTGTTTCCAGATGCAGCGTGCGCGTCGGGAAAGCGAAGGCCACCCCCAACGCCTCGGCGAGTCCCAAGATCTCCAGGTACACGTTGTGTCGCTGGCGCAGTTCGTCGGACCAGGTCTCGACGTCGAAGAAGAAGTAGAGCATGACGTCCAAGCTGGAAGCTCCGAAGCCGGACATGTGTACTTCGTACTTGTCCTTCCAGGTGTGCGGGTTCGCTGCGATGATCGCGCGCACTCCCTCGACGAAAGCCTGCATCTGCTCGGCGCTCGTGTCGTAGGTCAGATTGAGCGTGACGAAGGTGCGCCGGTAGCGTCGCGCTCCGTAGTTGTCGATTTTCGCTTCCATGAAGCGGGCATTGGGGATCGTGATCACCGAGTCGTAGAAGGTGCGGATGCGAGTGGAGCGGAAGCCGACCTCCTCCACGATGCCTTCTGCTCCGTCGACCACCACCCAGTCGCCGATCTGGAACGGGCGATCGACGAAGATGGTCACGCTACCGAACACGTTGGCGATCGTGTCCTTCGCAGCCAAAGCAAAGGCCAGCCCACCAATGCCGAGGCCCGCCAAAAGTGACCCCACGTTGACGTTCAAGTTCTGCAACAAGAACAGCGCACCCGCCACGACGACGAAGACTTTCAATGACTTGCGCAAGAGGGGAACGAGTTGGTCATCTAGTTTGGTATCGGTCGCGGCCGCACGCTCCGCCATACGCATGGCGATGACGTCCACCACCCGGTAGGCGGCCCAAACAACGCTGATCACCACCAAGGTGCGAACCGCAACGCTCATCACCGTCGCTGCGCCTATTGGCAGTCCAAGCTCCGGGTAACTGACGCGAATGACGCCTGCCATCACCAGTGTCGCGCCAGGAGAAGCAAAGACGTCGACTGCGTAGGTGCCCCACGACTCCCCCGTCTTTTCCACGATGCTGCGAATGCGGCGACCCACCAGGAGCTGTATCAGTCGACGCAGCACCAAGCCGGCGATGAACGCCACCAGCAGCGCCAAGTACTGCCAAATCTCGACGCCGAGCACTCTGCCACGCAGCCCCTCAGGCATGTGGTTGTCGACCAGCCGGCTGATTGCCCCAAGTGAACTGTCATACAGTTCGTCTGCTCGGTCCAAAGACGCCCGAGTCCAGAGCCAACGCTCACCCCGTTTGACGAGCACCAGTTCCGGAAGGTCAGCGTGCGGC comes from Polyangiaceae bacterium and encodes:
- a CDS encoding mechanosensitive ion channel family protein, with amino-acid sequence MPFRIIIVMAILGGWSAVATAQAADPCANPRGAADSVFHYQQPGHRDLVLASQCFEDAGRDRDALQASARHIKAVYDARALYVVMDAISEDPNHTDPRTGAAIVTPHADLPELVLVKRGERWLWTRASLDRADELYDSSLGAISRLVDNHMPEGLRGRVLGVEIWQYLALLVAFIAGLVLRRLIQLLVGRRIRSIVEKTGESWGTYAVDVFASPGATLVMAGVIRVSYPELGLPIGAATVMSVAVRTLVVISVVWAAYRVVDVIAMRMAERAAATDTKLDDQLVPLLRKSLKVFVVVAGALFLLQNLNVNVGSLLAGLGIGGLAFALAAKDTIANVFGSVTIFVDRPFQIGDWVVVDGAEGIVEEVGFRSTRIRTFYDSVITIPNARFMEAKIDNYGARRYRRTFVTLNLTYDTSAEQMQAFVEGVRAIIAANPHTWKDKYEVHMSGFGASSLDVMLYFFFDVETWSDELRQRHNVYLEILGLAEALGVAFAFPTRTLHLETVAAPGAARSAADARAREELVAVIQSYAPGGERSRPGDRELSHGFLPGQMARGSAES